The following are encoded in a window of Pectinophora gossypiella chromosome 8, ilPecGoss1.1, whole genome shotgun sequence genomic DNA:
- the LOC126369035 gene encoding diacylglycerol kinase epsilon — METVLNLNDVIFNYYFLIGGFFLSYLIYRIVHTLLCDNSFMQTKFRSRRHTWRSIQCNKSIPYNIYCTICGKLMLPLVGLFCECCAASACKSCHRILNKKLRCKAISWPSDRPFTHQWVNVGTTQVENTGHGEDGIKRFFCSWCQRIKMSSDTALNNTEQCDFQKYRNIIIPPYCVQTEKGSVTHIKNLPDDDWEPLFVFANRKSGSNRSDEVLSLFRGLLNPIQVVDLSSTTPESVVRWLPPRCRILAAGGDGTVAWILNSLDTAPNVRAAVAILPMGTGNDLSRVLGWGGSCDSLLDAHSIIQRVRQAGEEYIDRWKITIKPKRSRLRPRGDRVVYAYNYASIGVDAQVALDFHYARRQFLFQYANRTLNYIAYVFLGAGRALDDGGCGGLEQRLRVTLDGSELALPPLQALVALNIPSWGAGVDLWSMGSEDDVGEQSISDGKLEIVGISSSFHIARLQCGLAKPYRFAQASKVKIEMEGSCAMQVDGEPWMQGPATICMESAHRRLVLRPQQDHE; from the exons ATGGAAACTGTTTTAAATTTGAACgatgttatatttaattattattttttaatcggAGGCTTTTTCTTGAGTTATTTAATTTACCGAATCGTTCATACACTTTTGTGTGATAATAGTTTCATGCAGACGAAATTTAGGTCTCGTCGACACACCTGGAGGAGTATTCAGTGTAATAAATCGATACCTTACAATATTTAC TGTACAATTTGTGGAAAGCTTATGTTGCCACTGGTGGGATTATTTTGTGAATGCTGTGCAGCAAGTGCTTGCAAAAGTTGCCATCGCATCCTGAACAAGAAACTGAGATGCAAGGCTATATCTTGGCCTAGTGACCGACCCTTCACTCATCAGTGGGTTAATG TCGGCACAACTCAAGTAGAAAATACTGGTCATGGGGAGGATGGCATTAAGAGATTTTTCTGTTCATGGTGCCAGAGAATCAAGATGAGTAGTGACACTGCTTTGAATAACACAGAG CAATGTGATTTTCAAAAGTACCGCAATATTATAATTCCACCATACTGTGTACAAACAGAAAAAGGATCTGTAACTCATATAAAAAATTTGCCTGATGATGATTGGGAGCCGCTTTTTGTTTTTG CAAATCGCAAGTCAGGCAGCAATAGGAGCGATGAAGTACTGTCTTTATTCAGAGGCTTGCTTAATCCAATACAG GTGGTAGACTTGAGTTCCACGACACCAGAGAGCGTGGTGCGATGGCTGCCGCCGCGGTGTCGTATCTTGGCCGCGGGTGGCGACGGAACTGTGGCCTGGATTCTTAATTCTTTAGATACGGCACCCAATGTCAGA GCGGCCGTCGCGATTCTACCCATGGGTACAGGCAACGACCTATCGCGTGTGCTAGGTTGGGGCGGTTCTTGTGACTCCCTGCTCGACGCGCATTCCATCATACAACGCGTCAGACAAGCCGGGGAAGAATACATAGACCG GTGGAAAATAACCATAAAGCCGAAGCGTAGCCGGCTGCGTCCGCGCGGTGACCGCGTCGTGTACGCATACAACTACGCGAGCATTGGCGTAGACGCACAAGTGGCGCTCGACTTTCACTACGCAAGGCGACAGTTCCTCTTCCAGTACGCAAACCGGACGCTTAATTAC ATCGCGTACGTGTTCCTGGGCGCGGGCCGTGCGCTGGACGACGGCGGGTGCGGCGGGCTGGAGCAGCGGCTGCGCGTGACGCTGGACGGCAGCGAGCTGGCGCTGCCGCCGCTGCAGGCGCTTGTGGCGCTCAACATACCCTCCTGGGGCGCCGGTGTCGACCTTTGGA GTATGGGAAGCGAAGATGACGTCGGTGAACAGAGTATAAGCGACGGCAAACTTGAG ATCGTCGGTATTTCGTCATCGTTCCACATAGCCAGACTTCAGTGCGGCTTAGCCAAACCCTATCGATTCGCACAAGCTTCAAAAGTTAAA ATCGAGATGGAGGGTTCGTGCGCGATGCAAGTGGACGGCGAGCCGTGGATGCAGGGGCCCGCCACCATCTGCATGGAGTCCGCGCACCGCCGTCTCGTGCTGCGCCCGCAGCAGGACCACGAGTGA